GCACGCTTCCAGGCGCCGTGGACTGCTGGTTGCCGTCGCTTGCCTTTTTGGTTTGCCGCTCGCCGCCGCTTGCTTTTTTTCTTTGCCGCTCGCCGGCAAGCAAGCCAAGCAGCCCGGCGACGAAGCCAAAGAACCCGACGAGGGAAGCAGCGAGGCCGGGCATTCGTTGCACGGCGCCGTGTTCGACGAAGGGCCGCGGCAACGCGCCTACCTGATGGGCGGCACCGGTTCCGTCTCCCTGAAGATCACCACCAAGTCGCCCGAAGCGCAGCAGTTCTTCGATCAGGGCCTGGGCCAGCTCCACGGCTTTTGGTATTTCGAGGCGGAGCGTTCGTTCCGCCAGGCTGCCGCGATCGATCCGGACTGCGCGATGGCCTATTGGGGCATGGCCATGGCCAACCGCGAGAACGGCAAGCGGAGCCGCTGCTTCATCGCCGAGGCCGTCAAACGCAAGGCAGCCGCCACGCCCTACGAGGCGGCCTGGATCGACGCACTCGAGCATCACTTCGCTCCCGGCCCCGACGGCCAGCCGCAAGACGACCGGCAGCGCCGGCGTCAGCTTGTCCGCGCCCTGGAAGAAATCGTGCATGAACATCCGGAAGAGATCGAGGCCAAGGCTTTCTTGGCCCTATTGATTTGGGAGAACAGCGGCTACGGCATCCCCATCGCCAACTACGAAGCCGTGGCGGAGCTGCTGCGCGAAGTCCACGCCGTCAGTCCCATGCATCCGGCCCACCACTACGTGATTCATCTTTGGGACAACGATAATGCGGCGCGGGCGCTGCCGTCGGCGGCAGTTTGCGGGCCGTCGGCGCCGTCCATCGCCCACATGTGGCACATGCCGGCACACATGTATTCGAAGCTAGAGCGCTACGCCGACGCCGTCTGGTGTGCGGAGGCCGCGGCCCGCGTCGATCACGCCCACGCGCTCCACGACCGTGTGATGCCCGACCAGATCGACAACTACTCCCATAACGGCGAGTGGCTGGTCGAGAACCTGACCTTCATCGGCCGCGTGCGCGACGCCGTCGACGAGGCCGCCCACCTGGCCGAGCTGCCGCGCCACCCGAAATACAACAGCATGACGAGCGGTTCGGGCACCAGCAAGCTTGGCCGGCGCCGCCTGCTGGCGATCTTGCCGCAGTTCGAGTTGTGGGACGATTTGTTGCGGCTGGCGCAGACGGCGAGCTTGGAACCCTCGGACGTGGAAGGGTATTCTGTCCGCCGCCACGGCGCGTTGGGCGCCGCCCTGATCGCGAAGGGCAAGCTGACGGAGGCGAAGAGGCACATCGTCGCCCTGCAGGACCTGCGGAGCAAGGTGCAAGCCGAACAAGCCCAGGCCCGCGGCGAGGCGGCCGGCCGTTTCCAGGGCCGGCTGGCAGTGATCGCCGCCGCGCTCAACGAGCTGCAAGGACGCTGGGCACTGGCCTCGAACGACGTGCCGGCGGCGCTAGCGCACTTCGCGAAGGCCAAGGATTTGACCAAAGAGTTTCGCTCGCGCGTCGAGTTGCGGGCCGGCAACAAGGCGAAGGCCGAGCAGCTTGCCCGCGAGGCCGTCCAGGTAGGGAAAAACCACGTGCTGCCGCTGGCCAACTGCGTGGAAGTGCTCTATGCCTGCGGCAAGTCGGGCAAGGCGGCCGAGGAGTTCCGCAAGCTGCAAGCGATTTCGGCCTTTATCGACCGCGACGTTCCGATCTTTAAGCGGCTCGACGAGTTGGCGCCCAAACTTGGGTTGCCGAGCGAGTGGCGAATGCCCTATCAGCCCTCCGGAGATCTGGGCGAGCGGCCCGATCTGGCTTCGTTCGGCCCTGCCCGCTGGCGCCCGTCGCCTGCGCCGGAGTGGACGCTGCCCGACGATCGCGGCGAATCCGTTTCGCTGGCTCAATATCGAGGCCGGCCGCTCGTGCTGATTTTTTATCTGGGCTTCGGCTGTCTGCACTGCGTGGAACAATTGAACGCCTTCGCTCCGAGACAAGCGGAGTTCGCCCGATTGGACATCGACCTGGTGGCGATCGGCACCGACGAGGTCGATGTCTTGCGCGCCTCGCTGGAGGCCCGCGCGGCCGCCGGGCAGCCGCCCTTGCCGATCAAGCTCTTGTCGGACGCGGGGCTGAGCGTCTTCAAGAGCTATCGGGCCTACGACGATTTCGAGGACCTTCCGTTGCACGCCACGTTCCTGATCGACAAAAAGGGGCTCGTGCGCTGGCAGGACATCAGTGCAGAACCCTTCACGGACGCCACGTTTTTGCTCGACGAAGCGCAGCGGCTGTTGCGTTTGCCGTCTGCGACCGGCGAGCCGAGAAGCGCCGGCACGAATTTCTGAATAGCCGTGGGCAACGGCATCGGTAGCTGGGGCAAAGCTGGCCGCGCTCGATAGAAACACTCGTCCAACGCGCGGCCGGCCAGCGATGCCCCTTGCCCAGTCGCCCGATCTGGGCATGAAGCTCGCGATTTCAGGTTGTGTTGATCGGCTGCCAATTATTCGCATGAGCGGACTTACTGTTCCGCCCCTGGCGTTCGGATTGCGATTTCGCGAGGACAGATCGTTTCCTCGAATGACGGGGATTTTTCGCGGTAATCTAACAATCAACGCACAGTACCCTAATGTTTGACGGTTATTCTCGTGTCCAGTTCCGGTTCGGCGATTCATTCGCCTAGGGGAGAATGAGCGAACAGCACCAGAACCAATCGAATGATAGGCGAACGAAATTATGCGTTTCAGGTTTTCCCGCAGTTGTGCTCCCACGTTTTTTGAAAGGATGTTTGCATGAAATCGACCCTTCGTCGACCGCGTACGAGACGCGGTTTCACTCTCGTCGAGCTGTTGGTGGTGATGATCATCATCGGCTTGCTCATCGCCTTGTTGTTGCCCGCGGTGCAGTCCGCGCGCGAAACGGCCAGGCGCAGCCAATGCACCAACAACATGAAGCAGATCGCGCTGGCCTGCCTCACCTATGAATCGAACTACAAGGTGCTGCCGCCGCGCACGATTTACATTGGTACCAGTGGCCTGCCCAGCTCGCTTAACATCACGGGTGCAAAATTCACGGGCGTCGGCGCCCTGATCCTGCCGTACCTCGATCAGGCTAAGATGGCGAACCAGTGGAATTACAACTATCCGTGGTGTTACGGCACGGGCGTCCTCAATTCCGGCGTGAGCTCGAGCGCCAACGTGGTGAACCTGCAGATCGCCAACACACAAATGCCGATCTTCATGTGCCCCAGCGCGCCAAACCCGCGCATTCCCTTCCCCGACGCAATCGCCATTGCCAACCGCGGGCTCCCGAACTACGGCTTCTCGACCACAGCCACTACGGTTCAGTTCGGTTACTGCGATTATTCGATCCAGGAAGGTCTCAACTACGACGCCGCGATCGCCTACGCCGGTTATTCGTCATCTGGCTTGGCGGCACCCTTCAACGACACCACGCAATGGGGCGGCACGCTGCCGGGGCCCTTCTGGCACGCCGGCTCGACTACGTTTGGTACCCCGATCGCGATGATCACCGACGGCACGTCGGAGACCATCGGCTGGATCGAAGACGCCGGCCGGCCCGCGCTGTACTACGGCGGTAAACTGGCCGTCAAGAACCTCGGCGATCCCGGCGTGACCGGCGCCGTCGTCACCACCGACGGATGGGGTTGGGCCGACACGGAGATCGGCTCGTTCATTTGCGGCGCCGTCGGCGGAACGAGTTCGGCCATCACCACCGTGCTCGGACCCAATGCCGGCACATGCTTTGTCAACTGCGTCAACGACTCGGAGATCTACGCCTTCCATCCGGGCGGAGCGATGGTCGCCTACGTCGACGGCTCGGTCCACTATGAAAGCATCGACGTGGCGCCAAATACTCTCGGGGCGCTGTGTACGATGAACGCGGGAGAAATCATCACGAATCCCGACTGAGTAGTAGGCACGTTTGTTTTCTCCGTGCCTCTCGGTTCCGCGGCCGGGTGACGTCCCATGACGTTCGTCGCCCGGCTGCGTCCGCCCTAGCAAGAAGCACGTGCCTCCGCCGGGCGCGCCCGGCGGGGGCGATGATGGGCAGCCAGAAGCCTGTCTGCCCGTCATCGCCCTAACGCAGG
This DNA window, taken from Pirellulales bacterium, encodes the following:
- a CDS encoding DUF1559 domain-containing protein, which produces MKSTLRRPRTRRGFTLVELLVVMIIIGLLIALLLPAVQSARETARRSQCTNNMKQIALACLTYESNYKVLPPRTIYIGTSGLPSSLNITGAKFTGVGALILPYLDQAKMANQWNYNYPWCYGTGVLNSGVSSSANVVNLQIANTQMPIFMCPSAPNPRIPFPDAIAIANRGLPNYGFSTTATTVQFGYCDYSIQEGLNYDAAIAYAGYSSSGLAAPFNDTTQWGGTLPGPFWHAGSTTFGTPIAMITDGTSETIGWIEDAGRPALYYGGKLAVKNLGDPGVTGAVVTTDGWGWADTEIGSFICGAVGGTSSAITTVLGPNAGTCFVNCVNDSEIYAFHPGGAMVAYVDGSVHYESIDVAPNTLGALCTMNAGEIITNPD
- a CDS encoding peroxiredoxin family protein codes for the protein MHASRRRGLLVAVACLFGLPLAAACFFSLPLAGKQAKQPGDEAKEPDEGSSEAGHSLHGAVFDEGPRQRAYLMGGTGSVSLKITTKSPEAQQFFDQGLGQLHGFWYFEAERSFRQAAAIDPDCAMAYWGMAMANRENGKRSRCFIAEAVKRKAAATPYEAAWIDALEHHFAPGPDGQPQDDRQRRRQLVRALEEIVHEHPEEIEAKAFLALLIWENSGYGIPIANYEAVAELLREVHAVSPMHPAHHYVIHLWDNDNAARALPSAAVCGPSAPSIAHMWHMPAHMYSKLERYADAVWCAEAAARVDHAHALHDRVMPDQIDNYSHNGEWLVENLTFIGRVRDAVDEAAHLAELPRHPKYNSMTSGSGTSKLGRRRLLAILPQFELWDDLLRLAQTASLEPSDVEGYSVRRHGALGAALIAKGKLTEAKRHIVALQDLRSKVQAEQAQARGEAAGRFQGRLAVIAAALNELQGRWALASNDVPAALAHFAKAKDLTKEFRSRVELRAGNKAKAEQLAREAVQVGKNHVLPLANCVEVLYACGKSGKAAEEFRKLQAISAFIDRDVPIFKRLDELAPKLGLPSEWRMPYQPSGDLGERPDLASFGPARWRPSPAPEWTLPDDRGESVSLAQYRGRPLVLIFYLGFGCLHCVEQLNAFAPRQAEFARLDIDLVAIGTDEVDVLRASLEARAAAGQPPLPIKLLSDAGLSVFKSYRAYDDFEDLPLHATFLIDKKGLVRWQDISAEPFTDATFLLDEAQRLLRLPSATGEPRSAGTNF